In Halococcus hamelinensis 100A6, the DNA window TGGGACTCCTCGTCCGAGAGCAGCGTCACCGCGAGGTCCTCGGTCACGGGGTCGTCGGCCTCGCGCGCGGCCGAGATGAGCGATCGATAGATGTCGATCGCCGCCTCCTCGTACTCGATCACGCCGTCGATCACCGACAGCACGTCCGCCGTGTCCTCGGGCGGCTGGAGGTTCTCCTGATGGGGTTCGAACTCGAAGGAGGCCGGCGGCTGGGCGTCGAGCTCCTTCAGGCGCTCGCCGATGCGCTCGGCGTGGAGGAGCTCCTCCTCGGTCGCGTCGGTTCGGAGGCTGTCCTTGACCTCCTCGGCAGCGACGCCGTCGAGGATCGTGGCGTTCGTGAGGTAGTTCATCACCGTCTCGATCTCGTCGTTGTACGCCGTCCGGAGCAGGTCGACCACTTCGTCGCTCGTCATACGTGGGGCGTACTCCATCCAT includes these proteins:
- a CDS encoding ferritin-like domain-containing protein, which gives rise to MTSDEVVDLLRTAYNDEIETVMNYLTNATILDGVAAEEVKDSLRTDATEEELLHAERIGERLKELDAQPPASFEFEPHQENLQPPEDTADVLSVIDGVIEYEEAAIDIYRSLISAAREADDPVTEDLAVTLLSDEESHRAEFRSFRKGYKE